In Linepithema humile isolate Giens D197 unplaced genomic scaffold, Lhum_UNIL_v1.0 unplaced_1, whole genome shotgun sequence, a genomic segment contains:
- the LOC137001836 gene encoding uncharacterized protein: MEINDDIADCYREIGSNEENSNYNIEIDNDDKEAEDETIDAEVNLPIVTVNMNEEIHASLNSLSEKLNILYEGFEQLRKEIKQEAAKNSSKLSAILAILRDKFPANEGIDEVTMDLMPQFPLTSIEQYLEFNETLKNNEAFRKCFDKRIKCIGGDSIQKMVSNILTNCISFDLGHKLSWTGAKNTIAIENSTFANIIVAAVSFTKGKGPDCTVTSIVKHIKSWLQHAGDKMRYRMKKQQ; encoded by the exons atggaaataaatgaTGATATTGCTGACTGTTATCGAGAAATCGGTAGTAACGAggaaaattctaattataatatagaaattgacAATGATGATAAAGAAGCTGAAGACGAAACTATCG ATGCAGAAGTGAATCTTCCAATAGTGACAGTGAATATGAATGAAGAAATACATGCATCTCTGA attCTTTAAGTGAAaagctaaatattttatatgaaggctttgaacaattaagaaaagagataaaacaAGAAGCAGCTAAAAATAGTTCCAAACTGAGTGCAATACTTGCTATTTTAAGAGATAAATTTCCAGCAAACGAAGGAATTGATGAAGTTACTATGGATTTGATGCCTCAATTTCCTTTGACATCAATTGAACAATACCTAGAATTCAatgaaacattgaaaaataatgaagcatttcgtaaatgtttt gacaaaagaattaaatgtattGGTGGTGACTCCATACAAAAAATGGTTTCCAATATTCTAACAAACTGTATATCATTTGACCTTGGTCATAAGCTATCTTGGACCGGTGCAAAAAATACGATTGCAATAGAAAATTCTACTTTTGCAAACATCATAGTTG CGGCTGTAAGTTTTACAAAAGGCAAAGGACCTGACTGCACCGTTACATCCATTGTAAAACATATCAAGAGCTGGTTACAACATGCTGGTGATAAGATGAGATATAGAATGAAAAAACAACAATAG
- the LOC137001835 gene encoding uncharacterized protein codes for MPKRKNYEHLSRSQQWRRRQEIDKKFTINETNNKEIENENPQGESHKNIDIRNISMENDVSQDVEDFGIDSYSEDSDVESDLDDKHNDEVLNCYPQKEATLREFLRSWSIENNITHVAITKLLKGLKAYGHEDLPTEARTLLQTPQTTSMINTASGTYYYHGLKRALEDHLKHTRSVNIENPIRINLGIDGLPLAKSSKAQFWPLLGQIVHIDYREEPFVIGVYHGYCKPGKPDEIIDNFIEEYTEIEEEGFNYEGKNYEILINTVICDAPARAFMKCIKSHTGYYGCDKCEEEGEWINGRMLFLNKNAPLRTDETFLLRQNEDHHLDNSPFENIALKMVTQFPLDYMHLVCLGVMKKLTKLWITGIRNVKLSASEIHKLSDDLKQLIPYIPKEFSRKPRGLNELDRWKATEFRLFLLYTGLVTLTSYLPNDYLRHFYVLHCAISILCNPTDCKYNNKYANELLIHFVQAYKLLYGEQYITYNVHNLIHLHKDVQNYGCLDMFSAFPFENYFKEMKKMLRKSAQPLQQLHRRLMEKSYNGRDIRYEYQQYPILLNSRNKELLFGCTYSYREIKFKNFSLSCIREADAYCYIDHKHIVMIEYIGKRNGEIVIVGKTLQNSSNIPLYPCDSRQLGIHIGNIWSEIGIYPVSKISAKAMRLPYKETFCIIPIIHTDN; via the coding sequence ATGCCGAAGAGGAAAAACTATGAACATTTGAGTCGTTCCCAACAATGGCGTCGACGACAAGAAATAGACAAGAAGTTTacaattaatgaaacaaataataaagaaattgagaATGAGAATCCTCAAGGAGAGTctcacaaaaatattgatattcgtAACATTTCGATGGAGAATGATGTATCTCAAGATGTTGAAGATTTTGGGATTGATTCTTATTCTGAAGATTCTGACGTGGAGTCAGATTTAGATGATAAACATAACGATGAAGTTTTGAATTGTTATCCACAAAAAGAAGCAACACTACGAGAATTTCTACGGAGTTGgagtattgaaaataatattactcatGTAGCCATTACTAAATTGCTAAAAGGTCTCAAAGCTTATGGACATGAAGATCTTCCAACTGAAGCTCGAACGTTGTTGCAAACACCACAAACAACATCAATGATTAATACTGCTTCTGGAACTTATTATTACCACGGATTGAAAAGAGCATTGGAAGATCATTTGAAACACACTAGAtctgttaatattgaaaatccaATCAGGATCAATTTAGGCATTGACGGTTTACCACTGGCAAAAAGTTCCAAAGCACAGTTTTGGCCACTTTTAGGACAAATTGTTCACATAGATTATAGAGAAGAACCTTTTGTCATTGGAGTTTATCATGGATATTGTAAACCTGGAAAACCTgatgaaattattgataattttattgaagaatatactgaaattgaagaagaaggatttaattatgaaggaaaaaattatgaaattttgataaataccgTAATATGCGACGCCCCGGCAAGAGCATttatgaaatgtataaaaagcCATACCGGATATTATGGATGTGATAAATGTGAAGAAGAAGGTGAATGGATAAATGGTcggatgttatttttaaacaaaaatgctCCATTACGTACTGACGAAACATTTTTGTTGCGGCAAAATGAAGATCATCATTTAGATAATTCACCTTTTGAAAACATAGCCTTGAAAATGGTTACACAATTTCCTTTAGACTACATGCATCTGGTTTGTCTTGGTGTAATGAAAAAACTTACAAAATTATGGATTACAGGTATAAGGAATGTTAAACTGTCTGCttctgaaattcataaattgtcAGATGATTTGAAACAGTTAATACCGTATATACCTAaagaattttcaagaaaaccGAGAGGATTGAATGAATTGGATCGCTGGAAAGCGACGGAATTCAGATTGTTTCTTCTATACACAGGCTTGGTAACTTTGACGTCATATTTACCAAATGATTACCTGAggcatttttatgttttacattgTGCAATTAGTATTTTGTGTAATCCTACTGATTGCaagtataataacaaatatgcaAATGAATTGCTAATACACTTTGTACAAGCATACAAGCTTTTGTATGGTGAACAATACATTACTTACAATGTACATAACTTGATACATTTGCACAAAGATGTTCAAAACTATGGATGTTTAGATATGTTCAGTGCGTttccatttgaaaattattttaaagaaatgaagaaGATGCTTCGAAAAAGTGCACAACCTTTACAACAATTACACAGACGTTTAATGGAAAAATCATACAATGGAAGAGATATTAGATATGAGTATCAACAATATCCCATTCTTCTGAATTCCAggaataaagaattattatttggatGTACATATTCCTACCgggaaataaaattcaaaaatttttcattgtctTGTATAAGAGAAGCTGACGCTTATTGTTATATTGATCATAAGCATATTGTCATGATTGAATATATTGGTAAAAGAAATGGAGAAATAGTAATAGTTggaaaaacattacaaaattcatCGAATATTCCTTTATATCCATGCGATTCACGACAGTTGGGAATTCACATCGGAAATATATGGTCCGAAATTGGCATATATCCAGTCAGTAAAATAAGCGCTAAAGCAATGCGACTTCCTTACAAAGAAACTTTTTGTATAATTCCCATTATACATACTGATAATTGA
- the LOC105680077 gene encoding uncharacterized protein, with protein sequence MPHDTQEAKAILPSVQTPSEFNFEKPESWAMWLKRFERYVSVANLKDRAESEKIDLLLYTMGEKAEEILAQISTGSNLATLRAVTDKFTEYFSPKKNTIFERYKFNSRKQQLGESVDSFVTALYSLAETCEYGVLKEELIRDRIVIGVKDARISERLQLSADLTLEKALNMARQAETQAKEGKMLRKEAESEQKQRDSKNKMQRGNEICGRCGKAKHADFKKCPAHETICHNCQKMGYWDKMCKSKKVRRVKEQEDDEGNDSDTSTIFLGTIRENLLSK encoded by the exons atgccGCACGACACACAAGAAGCAAAGGCAATTCTGCCTAGTGTACAAACACCTTCGGAGTTTAATTTCGAGAAACCCGAATCGTGGGCGATGTGGTTGAAACGTTTCGAACGATATGTTTCCGTCGCAAATCTCAAGGACAGAGCTGAAAGTGAGAAAATCGACTTATTGCTGTACACGATGGGAGAAAAGGCTGAAGAAATTCTTGCACAAATATCCACAGGAAGCAATTTGGCAACGTTAAGGGCCGTCACAGACAAATTCACGGAATATTTTTCGCCCAAGAAAAATACAATCTTCGAAAGATACAAGTTTAATTCGCGAAAGCAGCAACTGGGGGAGAGTGTGGACTCATTTGTCACAGCATTATACTCTCTCGCTGAAACGTGTGAATATGGCGTGttaaaagaagaattaataCGTGACCGAATAGTCATTGGTGTGAAAGACGCACGTATCTCAGAGCGTCTTCAATTATCAGCGGACTTAACCTTAGAAAAAGCATTGAACATGGCTCGACAAGCGGAGACACAAGCCAAAGAGGGAAAAATGCTAAGAAAAGAAGCCGAATCGGAACAAA AACAGCGCGACAGCAAGAATAAGATGCAGAGAGGAAACGAAATCTGTGGAAGATGCGGCAAGGCGAAACACGCGGATTTCAAGAAGTGCCCAGCACACGAGACAATATGTCACAATTGCCAGAAAATGGGTTATTGGGACAAAATGTGCAAGTCGAAGAAAGTACGCAGAGTCAAGGAACAAGAGGACGACGAAGGCAACGATTCTGATACGTCAACGATATTTTTAGGAACAATACGCGAAAATTTACTGTCTaaatga